Genomic window (Candidatus Schekmanbacteria bacterium RIFCSPLOWO2_02_FULL_38_14):
AATTACCCAAATAAAACCGGTATCATATCAGGCGGAAAGAAATTTACCTGGAGCGAGACAGACAGAAGGACAAATAGTCTCGCAAATGCATTGCTGAAACTTGGAATGAAAAAGCAGGAAGGTGTTGGTCTTTTAGCCCCTAACTGTTCTCAATGGCTTGAAACTGCTTTTGGAGTTGCAAAAGCAGGACTTCGTCTTGTACCTCTTAACATGGCTTTTGTTGGAAGAGAACTTGCCTATATCATAAATAATGCAAAAATCAAAACGCTCTTTGTAGATGCCAGCAAGGCGACTTTGATAAATGACATACGCTTTGAATTAAAGGAAGTTGAGCACATAATAGGCATAGGAGAGAAGCACGGATTTTTCCTTGACCATGAGGAGATGGTAAAATCAAATTCCTCAAAAGACCCTGAAGTTCCGGTAAGCCCGGATGATATATTTCTTCTTCCGTACACAAGCGGAACAACAGGACAATCAAAAGGCGCAATGCTCACCCACGCAAATAATATCGCAGAAGCCCTGTGCGCAGGATGGGAGTTCAGGCTTCAGCCGGATTATGTTGCCCTCACAGCCCTTCCGCTTTACTTCATAGGAGGCTGGGGAGGCTCTGCCATTCCGGCTCTGATAAGGGGATGCACACATATCTTTATAAATTTTGATCCTGAGCTGTTGCTTAAAACCATTCAAAGTGAAAAAGTTAATTATACCCTTCTTGTCCCAACAATGATTAACCTGATATCCAATCACCCTGATGCCGGCAAATATGACTATTCAAGTCTTAAAGTAATACCTTTTGCTGGTTCTCCTCTTCCGGTGCAATTATGGAGAAAGGCTGCCAAAATTTTTGGTAATGTATTTCAGTCTATCTATGGGTTGACTGAGGTATGCGCTACCATAACAGTTCTCCAGCCTGAAGAAGTCCATGTTGACGGAGATGAAAAACAGCAGAGAAGACTCGCATCAATCGGAAAGGCAATGACAGGGTCAAGCGCAAGAGTGGTTGATGAAAACATGAATGATGTCAAACCCGGAAGCGATGATGTAGGTGAAATCGTTCTAAGGGGAAACACTGTGATGAAGGGTTACTGGAAAGACCCTGATACAACAAAGGAATCCTTTCGAGGCGGATGGTTTCACACAGGAGACCTTGCAAGGGTTGATGATGAAGGAAACATATATATCACTGACAGACAAAAGGATATGATTATAAGCGGAGGCAAAAATGTCTATCCAAGAGAAATTGAGGAGGTCCTCTATACCCATCCGTCAATTCTTGATGCCTGTGTCATAGGAATCCCTGATGATAAATGGGGTGAAACCGTAAAAGCTGTTATTGTTTTAAAAGAAGGCAAGACAGCAACCCATGAAGAAATAATCGAGTTCTGCAAACAGAATCTTGCCTCATATAAAAAGCCGACTTCTGTGGACTTTGTTGCTGCGCTACCAAGGACTTCAACCGGAAAGATCCTGAAACGCGCTTTGAGAGAGCAATACTGGGAAGGAAGAGAGTCGAAGCTGGTATAGGTTGTCACAGACAGATAAGTTACAAGTTCAAATGACAAAATCCAAATGTCAATTGAATGTCAAAATCCAAATATCAAAGGTTTCAGGCATTTGGGTTTTGAATTTCATTTGAACTTTGAGCTTTGACATTTGAGCTTCTTCCCTCAACTTAATCCTTTACTAACTTTAGGAATTTTTTAAATAATGGAGTGCCTGCATTTTCCATCAACTCATACATTATTGCTTCAGTTGTGGATATAACAGCGCCTTCTGTTTTCATTCTTTCTATTGCGATATCGTGGTCAACACTGTTTCTTGAGCTTACACCATCTGCCATCACAAAAATCTTGAACCCGTTCTCAAGCAAATCAAAAACTGTTTGGGCTACACATATATGAGTTTCAATACCGCAGACAATTATCTCTTTTTTCCCTATTGATTTCATGGAAAATCCAAAATCACCTGAACCGCAGCAACTGAATGTTACCTTTTCAATTATTGGGATTTCCTTAATAACATTTGCAATCTCATCTATAGTTTTCCCGAGCCCTTTAGGATAATGTTCTGTTATAACCACAGGGATAGAGAATAGTTTTGCTGTCTTTAAGAGTTTAATAATTTTATTTTTAATCTCATCCTTATTTTCCACATACGGATAAAACTTCTCCTGTACATCTACAATAACAAGAGCGGTATCATTTTTGTTTATAATCCGACTGCTGCGTTTCATAGTCTGCCAAACTCCTTAACCAAGAAATTTTTGGATAATCTTTCCGTCAAACAACCCCTTTGCTAAAAACATAATACCAATTCCTATGATAATATATAAAAAATTCTGAAAACTTCTTTCCCTGTGAGTCTGAGGGATGAGGTCTGAAGCTGCAATGTAGGTAAAAAATCCTGATGAAAATGCCAGAAGCGCTCCAACAGTTTCAATGGATACGTTCTTTACCCAAAGAATCGTAAACAATGTTGCAATGGGTGTTATTAAAGAGATAAGAATGCTATAGTTAATCACTGTTTTTCTAAGCTCCTTTGCAAAGAAAAGAATGCTTGCAATTGCAATCCCGTCAGGTATTTTATGGGCAAGAACACCAAAAGTAGCAAGATAACCCAATCCATCGCTCACTTCAAAACCAACTCCGATTGAAAGCCCGTCAAAGGCTGAATGGAGAGAAAGGCCAATAACAGCCAAAGTGCCGAAGCTATGGTGTCTCTTCCCTGTTTCCTCCTCATCAGTATGTGAATGGACCAGCATAACTGACTCAAGGAGATAAAAAAGCAAAAATCCTCCTAGCGTAAACCACAGGGCATTATGATTCAGAGCAATTGCCTCCGGAAGAAAATGCAGGAAAATCAAGCCAAGGAAAATGCCTACTGACAGAGAGATTAGTTTGATTGAATTCTTTCTTGCCCATTTCTCGCTGATTATGAGAATGGACATTCCAATTATCCCGCCAATCCCTGCAAGCAGGCTATAGAAAAAGATGGTGAGCTTCATATCCAAACTCTATCCTGTTAAAGTTTGATAAAAACTTAAAACTCTATTAAAATCCAGGCATCCCCGAAAACCACTTCTCTTATTAAGGCGCCCCGGGGTGTATGCCACGGCTCTTTGTGGAAATTGAACAATTTAATTCCTTCCTAAAGATTTAAAAAATTAAATAGCTGAGCTTAGTCCAAGAAGCAATGAAAAAAATCTTAACCTTTTTTATAGAAGCAAGGCATTTCAGTGGATAACTATGTTGATACTTTAAAAAAAGAGTGGCAGTTTTTTTAAGTTTTCAGAATAGGACTAACGTTCGTGTTCAGCCGCGTTGTGCAGCGCAGCAACGTCAACTGCAACACGATGTTAGGCGCGCCACTAATGTCATTTTTCCGTATACTTCCCATACTGCTTGACATCTACAGGCAATTCTATTGCGAATTGCCTAAGGTTTTGTATCAACTCATCGCTTACTGACGGATCAACAGCATACAGCGAAACGGTAACACCACTAGCAACTACATTATTAGAATTGCAAGTGTACCGAATAACAAGTTAAGGATTAGTGGCGATCTCTCGTTTACTCCAAACGCCAGATATGTGATGGCAAGTAGGAACGTCCAAAGTGGTGATGAAGTAGAAGATGTAAACTCATATCTTGTCACCCCAAAAACATGGTGAAGGACGACGTTCTTTGCTATAGACATATGGATATATGTATCATCAAGAGGGTAAATCAGGTGACCTTCATTCAAATTGGTTGAAAGGATTACCAGCACTATCACCGTTACCCAGTACACACCCATGATGCTAAACAGTGGCCAATGTTTTCTAGTCAATGCATTCATTTGATTTCCCAATAGGTTAATGCGCCAAACATATATTAGACTGCCTAAATATTTTTACAAACACTGCAATTTCTGCAATCTAAGCCTATTTTTACGAAACAGACTTACTGGTACAAATCGTTCAGAACCTATCAACTGGACTAATGACACCTTTACCCCCTCGGTTCAACACGTGGGTGTATAACATCGTTGTCTTTACATCACTGTGCCCAAGAAGCCCCTGGACAGTTCTGATATCGTAACCATCTTCTAACAAATGGGTTGCAAATGAGTGCCGAAATTTATGACAACTGGCAAATTTTGTTATGTTGGATAAGTTCAAAGAATATCTTTGAACTCTTTTCTAATTTCAATCTTATTTCAATCCCAAAACCTTTTTAGAAACAATTACTCCTTTGTGCTGGATTAAAACCTTAAATATCTCACCCATCCCGTCTGGTAAAAGCAAATTCTTGATTGCTTCAAGCTCAGAAAAATATCCGGCAGTAAAAGCCTCTTTCCCCACTGCAAACTTTGAAACGTAATCAAGAATCCCGCCTCTTAGGAGAAAATCCCTCTGTGTAATAAAATCTGCAGGCCGAAATCCGTTGATGGAACCATGATAATCAAGATCAGAAAAATTCACATGCGAAGTTATGTCCTTCATACCAATATCCTCATAGGGATTGTTGTCAACCTTATGCTTCCTGTAACAGCGCAGTGTCCCGTCAGGAAAAATCCCTGAGTAGAGTTTATCAGCTAAATCTCCATAGTCAATGGTTATAAGAAATCCTCTTTTTAGAATATTTGAAACTTCCTTTAACCAGTCAGATATCTTTAAATTAATTTCTGCCTGACAACCTTCCCTGAGCTCTATCCCGTAGCGTTTGATATATTCTTTAATCTCCTCTTTTGAGATTTCTCCGGACCCCTCTATAAATTTAGTTCCGTCTCATGAAACATATATTTCCTTCAATTCTCCTTTTTCTTTTCTTATCCTGTGGACAGGAAAGCTGTCAATCAGTTCATTTGAAATTACGCACCCTTCAATCCCATTACCCTCAAGCTTCTTTAAACCTGAAGCAAGCATAACCTTTTCGCCATGCTCAGCCAAAGCATTCCCAACATCAATAAGCAACCTTTCATTTCTCTCAATCACAATAAATTCAAGTCTGCTGTATAAATCTTCATTCTCCATTTTTAAATGCTTCAATATATCCTTCGCAAGTATGCCTTTCCCAGAGCCTATTTCTAAAACTGTAAATTTTCTGTTTTTAATAAAATCAGCAGTCCTGCTAATCTGGTTCGCCATCGCCTGCCCGAAAACCGGGTGAAGCTCACAGCTTGTGTAATAATCAGGTATTGCGGCAGGTTCTCTTTTTTTCGTGTAGTATCCAAGTTCGGGATAATAGAGAGCCATCTCCATAAAGTCAGCAAATGTAATGGCTCCCTCTGTCTCTATTTTTTTAATTATAAGGTCTTTGAGAGATGAATTTTTCAATTACTAATCCTCTTATGCATAATAGGACAGCAGAAAGAAGCTGTATCGTGATGTCATTGCGGGGAGCAAAGCGACTGAAGCCTGCCTACCGGACAGGCAGGCAATCCTGGAGTCTGTCCTCTGTTTCTTATTTAACTTTTATTTTTAGAGAAAAATGAAAAGGGCAGGAATTTCCCACCCTTTCCCCTGAGGTTTGGGTTAATTTCTGGACGGTAGCCAAGCTCTCCTTTCTCAAGAGAGGGACGGTTCATCAAAAATTCTTTTTTATAAACTGAATCAGATATTGAATAGAATGAACATTCATATTCCTTGCTCATTATTATTGCCTCTTCAGGGCAGGCATCAACACACAACCCGCAAAACACACATCTGAGCATATCGATTTCAAACCTTACAGGGTATTTCTCAATTGACTTGTCAGAAGACTCACCTGCCTCAATAGTAATACACTCTGCAGGACAAACAGTGGCGCACATATAACAGGCAACACATTTTGGACTTCCATCCTCCCTTTTGTTTAATATATGCACACCCCTGAGGCGTTCTGAATATTGTCTTTTTTCTTCAGGATACTGAATGGTCGGTTTATCACCGAGAAAAATATTTCTGAGAAGCGATGTGATGGTCAGAATCAACCCTTTAAGAATTGCTGTCACATGGGCTTTTTCTTCTGAAATTCTTTTTTCCATAAAATTCTATCCTTAAAACTCCTGACTTTTTAATACCATCCCTGAATCACCTATGTTGCCGTAAGTCATGCCTTTAAACGAAAAAACTTCCTCTGATAACATACAAAAAACATCCTCTGATTTTAAAGTTTTTAAAGGATAATCCATTCTTTTCATAAGCTCTGCTATTATCTCCCAGTCACCTTTTGAATCAGCGGAAGGGTTTAAGGCTTTGTTGAGCTTCTGAACTGTTCCTGAATAATTTGTAAATGTCCCTTCCCTCTCGGCAAATGTTGATACCGGAAGGATGAGGTTAAAATATTTCAATCCCTCTTCCATGTGGGTTGCATGGGTTACTGCAAACTCAACTTTTTTCAAAGCCTCCTTTATTCTTTCATTCCCGTTCCTTCCTGCTATTATTCCTGAATTCATAAGATACAGGGCTTTTATTTTCCCCTGATTTATAATATCCAGCAACTTTTCTGAATCTGCAATCTCCCGGACCCCGATTTCGATTGCACCCCTTGTATTTGGATTCTTGTCTTTTCTCCTTAAAAGACTATCCTCCATCTGTAAAGCGCTTTCCCTGCCAGATGTCTCGCCAAGCAGAATGTTTGGGGTCTTTATCACTTCCTTGAAATACTTTCTGAATAAGAATATGTCTTCATTTGTCCTCTGCGGAGAGGCAACAGCAACTATGCTTTCAGGACCATATTTCTCTTTGATGCTCTTCAGATTCCCGTGGAGCATCGTGAGTGATTCGCCATATTCAAGTGTTTGCAAATCATCCCCTGCCTTCCTCAAGGCATTCCCCAACCTGTTAGAGGCATTTATGGATTTATATGAAAATCTCCCTTCATCGCATAGCCAGCTTCTGTTTACTGAAGGATTGTAGCGCGATAAAAACCTGTGAACAATCTGGTCATCAACTCCTCCTGCAGGATAGGAACCCATACTCTTGTTAGTACTGCATATAAAAATATTGCAGCCTGTACTGCATACAGGACAGACCGATTCTATCTTTTTTAAAAACCATACCCTGCATTTGAACCTGAAATTCCTGCTTGTTAGAGCACCAACAGGGCATATTTCAAAAAGATTTCCTGAATATGGATTATCTATAGGTTTGTCAAAAAAAGTGGTAATTTCTGTTTTGCTTCCTCTTTTTACAAACTGCAGTTCCCTTGTCCCGGTTACCTCCTCGCAAAAACGGATGCACCTTGAACAAAGAACACATCTCTCTGTATCAAGAACAATATTATTGCCAAGGTCAATCTTCTTTCTTTTTTTTAGCTTGTCATTTATTTCAATCCTGCTGTCGTGGAGCGCAAAGCTCATGTAATAATCCTGAAGGAAACATTCACCTGCCTGGTCGCATATAGGGCAGTCAATCGGATGGTTAAGAAGAAGAAACTCCATAACACCCCTGATAGCCTTCTTCACCTTTTCACTCTTTGTGTGGACTACCATCCCTTCAGCAGCAACGGTCGCACAGGAGATTACAAGCTTTGGAGCCTTCTCAACCTCTACCTGACACATCCTGCAGTTTCCAGCCCAGCTTAAATCCTTATGGTAACAGAAATGAGGAATAAATATTCCCAGCCTCTCAGCAACCTGAAGAATACTTGTCCCCTGCTCTACTTCTATCTCTCTTCCGTCTATTGTTAGTTTTGGCATAGTTATAATCTTTACAAAAATCCAAATTCCAAATGTCAAATGAATGTCAAAATCTAAATACCAAAAGTTTTAGTGATTTGAGTTTTGGATTTCATTTGACCTTTGGGCTTTGACATTTGCCATTAGCTTAAATTACACCTTTTCTCTCTTATATGGTATTCAAACTCATTCCTGAATCTTTTTACAAAACTTTCAACAGGCATTGCGGCAGCATCACCAAGAGGACAGACTGTCTTGCCCATAATATTGTCACAGATATCAAGAAGCATATCCACATCAGATTTTTTCCCTTTCCCATCAAGAATCCTATGTATTATCCTTGCCATCCATGCAGTACCTTCCCTGCAGGGACTGCACTGTCCGCAGGACTCATGGGCATAAAAATCTGCAAGAACAGAAATGCTTTTTACCATGCAGTCTGTCTCGTCAAAAACAATTATAGCGCCTGAACCCAGCATTGACCCTGCCTTTGCAACAGCCTCATAATCAAGATTCAATCCTTCAATATCAGAAGCTTTTAAAACAGGAGTCGAAGAACCTCCGGGTATTACTGCTTTTAATTTTCTTCCTTCCTTAATCCCTCCTGCATATTCATCTATAAATTTTTCCAGCGGGAAACCAAGGTCAACCTCGTAAACACCGGGTCTGTTCACCTTTCCGCTTATGCTGAAAAGCTTTGTTCCCTTGCTCTTCTCAGTGCCAATCTTTGCATAAGCCTCACCACCATTGAGAACTATCCATGGAACTGCTGAAATCGTTTCAACATTGTTGATTATTGTGGGCGACTGAAATGCTCCAACCAGCGCAGGAAAGGGGGGCTTCAGTCTTGGATAACCCCTTTTCCCTTCAAGTGATTCAAGAAGAGATGTTTCTTCTCCGCAGACATAAGCGCCTGCTCCTCTGTGTACTGTAATCTCAAGGTCATAACCGCTTCCAAGAATATTTTTGCCAAGGTAGCCAGCCTTTATAGCCTCTTCTATAGCCTTTTCAAGCCTTGTTGTGCTTAAAACAAATTCACCTCTGATATATATGAAAGCCTGTTTAGCCTTGATTGCGAAACTGGAGATTATTATCCCTTCAATAAAAAGATGAGGGTCTTTCTCCATAAGATATCTGTCTTTAAATGTTCCCGGCTCACCCTCATCAGCATTGCAGACAAGATAGATTGGGCTTTTTGTATCCTTTGGCAGGAAACTCCATTTGAGCCCTGTCGGGAACCCTGCGCCCCCCCTTCCGCGAAGCCCTGATTTCTTAACCTCCTCAACAAGTTCAAGCGGAGACATCTTAAATGCCTTATGAATAGCCTGGTATCCGCCACTCTTCATGTATGTCTCAAGTTGGTACTGTTCAGGAACTTCTGTGTTTTTTAAAAGTATCTTTTCCATTATTTTACCTTTCCAGTTCTCCTGCAATTATATTCAAGCTCCCGAGGATTGCTATTGCATCTGAAACCATTCCTCCCTTGAGCATATGAGGAAAAGCCTGGTAAAGAGGAAAACAGGGAGGCCTGAGCTTTAATCTGTAAGGGTTTTTACTCCCATCGCTTACTATATAATATCCAAGCTCGCCATTGGCAGCCTCTGTATAGGAATATATTTCTCCTTCCTGAGGAAGGATTCCCTCCATTACCAGCTTGAAATGGTTCATCAGGGCTTCAATGTTTGTATAAACCTGCTCTTTTGCTGGAAGTGAAACCCTCTTATCATCACTCTGAACAGAGCCTTCAGGAAGATTATCAATAGCCTGTCTTATTATCCTCAAGCTCTGGCGCATTTCCTCCATCCTCACCATATACCTGTCAAAAGTATCTCCATTTGCCCCTGTCGGGATATCAAATTCAAACTTGTCATAATCATAATAGGGATAGGCTTTACGCACATCATAGGGAACCCCTGCTGCACGCAGGCACGGTCCTGTAAAACCCCAGGAGATTGCATCCCCTCTTGATATTGCTCCAATACCCCTTGTCCTGTTCTGGAATATTGGATTCTTTGTGTTGAGCCTGTCAACATCATCTATAAACCTTGGCAGTTCATTGAGAAGTTTTTCAACCCTCTCCCTGAAATCAGAAGGAACATCATTTGAAAGCCCTCCGATTCTTGTATAATTTGTGGTAAGCCTTGAGCCGCAGCAGGATTCTATCAGGCTGTAAACCTCTTCTCTTGGTCTGAATAAATACCAGAAATTTGTAAGTGCTCCGATATCAACAAGGTTTGCGCCAATGCAAACCATGTGGTCAATTATCCTTGAAAACTCACTTAAAATTACCCTTATGTACTGAGCCCTTTTTGGCACTTCTATCCCCATGAATCTTTCAACAGCCATTACATATCCAACATTGTTTAAAAAAGACGAGCAGTAATTGAGACGGTCAGTATAGGGAATAACACCTGTATAGGTATGGGTCTCGCACATCTTCTCAAAACATCTGTGAAGGTATCCTATCTCTGCCTCTGCATCTACAATTGTCTCCCCCTCAAGAAGAACCTGTAGCCTTAAAACTCCGTGCATTGTTGGATGGGAGGGACCAATGTTGAGAACAGTTCTCTCTTTGCTCAATTCCCTGAATTCTTCTCTAAGATACTCCCTGACACCAGTACACTTGTGCCTTTTTGCAGGGTCGTAGTCTTTTCTCAACGGATAACCCTGAAACTGGTCATGTGTTAAAAGCCTTGTCAGATTAGGATGACCTTTAAACCTTATTCCAAACATCTCATAGGTTTCCCTTTCAAACCAGTTTGCGCTATTCCACAGACGGCTGACTGTCTCTACCTCAGCCTCCTTTTCACTAAGGGGAACCTTGAGCCTTACCCTCTGTTTTTTATCAATTGAATATAAATGATAGACAACCTCAAAACGTTTTTCCCTTTTTCCTAAATAATCAACACCGCAGACATCAAGAAGGAGATTATAGGCAAGTTCGCTGTTGTCTCTGAGGGTCTGACAAACAGGAATAAGAGAACCTTTTTTTACTGTTACTGACAGGTTACCTAAATAGTCATCAACTTTTATTATTGAATCAGGATTATTTTCCTTTAAAATCCTTACTGTAATCTTAT
Coding sequences:
- a CDS encoding NADH dehydrogenase (quinone) subunit D, whose product is MLDDKITVRILKENNPDSIIKVDDYLGNLSVTVKKGSLIPVCQTLRDNSELAYNLLLDVCGVDYLGKREKRFEVVYHLYSIDKKQRVRLKVPLSEKEAEVETVSRLWNSANWFERETYEMFGIRFKGHPNLTRLLTHDQFQGYPLRKDYDPAKRHKCTGVREYLREEFRELSKERTVLNIGPSHPTMHGVLRLQVLLEGETIVDAEAEIGYLHRCFEKMCETHTYTGVIPYTDRLNYCSSFLNNVGYVMAVERFMGIEVPKRAQYIRVILSEFSRIIDHMVCIGANLVDIGALTNFWYLFRPREEVYSLIESCCGSRLTTNYTRIGGLSNDVPSDFRERVEKLLNELPRFIDDVDRLNTKNPIFQNRTRGIGAISRGDAISWGFTGPCLRAAGVPYDVRKAYPYYDYDKFEFDIPTGANGDTFDRYMVRMEEMRQSLRIIRQAIDNLPEGSVQSDDKRVSLPAKEQVYTNIEALMNHFKLVMEGILPQEGEIYSYTEAANGELGYYIVSDGSKNPYRLKLRPPCFPLYQAFPHMLKGGMVSDAIAILGSLNIIAGELER
- a CDS encoding NADH oxidoreductase (quinone) subunit F, giving the protein MMEKILLKNTEVPEQYQLETYMKSGGYQAIHKAFKMSPLELVEEVKKSGLRGRGGAGFPTGLKWSFLPKDTKSPIYLVCNADEGEPGTFKDRYLMEKDPHLFIEGIIISSFAIKAKQAFIYIRGEFVLSTTRLEKAIEEAIKAGYLGKNILGSGYDLEITVHRGAGAYVCGEETSLLESLEGKRGYPRLKPPFPALVGAFQSPTIINNVETISAVPWIVLNGGEAYAKIGTEKSKGTKLFSISGKVNRPGVYEVDLGFPLEKFIDEYAGGIKEGRKLKAVIPGGSSTPVLKASDIEGLNLDYEAVAKAGSMLGSGAIIVFDETDCMVKSISVLADFYAHESCGQCSPCREGTAWMARIIHRILDGKGKKSDVDMLLDICDNIMGKTVCPLGDAAAMPVESFVKRFRNEFEYHIREKRCNLS